The DNA region TGCAATCATTTTCAAATGAGAAGGAGAATGAGAAAAGATACTTCCGACAATCACAAAACCAGACCGGCTTATTTgtatctctgtgtttttcctaGCTATGATTGTGACTGTGAGGGGACGGGCTTTCTGGGCGACTACTGTGAAGACGATATTCCTGAATGTGCCTCTGACCCCTGCAAACATGGAGCCACCTGCTGGGAAGGAATCAACCAGTACAAGTGCCTTTGCTGGCCAGGTACACTGTAGTTCAACACTAGGCCTGATACCAAACAACTTTTTCACAACACACCATAACTCTTTAATAACACATAAACCCTTGGACCCAACTCTGTGATATTCAATCGATTTACAAATGCATATCTAAATGTTTAAAGAGTACAACTGTATGCACACAAAGAGCGTCCCCTGGAGGCTGGggtattcacacacataaatcaATAGAGTTAATCTGAGCCTTGAGTTTAGAAAACTAAGGGGGGGCTAAAGATCAGGGCTTTACTCCGTCTGTCATTTATGCTGCAGCtaaataaaagcagcagtgtGGCAGTCTTTGAATCCTCCAGGGTTGTGATGAATTATGAAAAGTAATGCATGAGCACATTTCAGCAGAGAGAGATGCAGGCTTCGGCAGGCATCCTGTTTTCTTCCATATGTAATGCAATGGTGTGTGCATGTCCTAAAAGTACTTTGTAGAAAAAAATGGAGAATTAAGTATTTTATAAAGtacataatttaaaacaatactCACACATCATTGCAAAATCCACGTGTCTGACTTCAGCTATTGTCTTTCAGGCTCCCTCGTCATAAGTGTGCATCTAAATCTATCcgtatttttaaaaacaatttaaggAGGCTGTTATATAGAAATAACTCAATCTAAGTATATCAACTCAATAAAAATCCAGACAAAAGATCTAACACTATGTAACATTACAATAAAACGGTACCTGTTAAACTAAATGGCTTCTCAAAATCACAAGGATCTAAAAATGTCTACAGTTTACACAAAATGCATTCTGAGGTAACACCTGTTTTTTTGTAACAAAAAATAACACAGGAAGTTTCAGTTAGCTTTATTCAGACATATTTGAcacctgaatatttttttcccttctaTTTATGTTTGATAGAAATGACCAATTCTATTTACAGTGCAGACATCATCTCCACTTAGTTCATAATCTACACAGGTTTATATGTGTGAACGTCTCTATAGACAAAAGGAATGATAATGGTGATTGATAActgtttaaaataattattgacATGTGAGTATTGAATTAAATagacttggggggggggggggactcaaaacCTATCCCAAATCCTAACATGTTagtgtgcatgcttgtgtgtgtgtgtgtgtccaggttaTGAGGGAGAGAACTGCCAGTTGGATACAGACGAGTGTGAAAAGCATCCCTGTGAGAATGATGGAGAGTGTTTCCAGCGATCAGATGCCAAGAACTATGGGATGCTGCCTGAACTCAGCACAGCCACCTTCACATATGAAGAGGCAGCTGGCTTTATCTGCCACTGTTTGCCAGGGTTCACTGGTAAGCTAGCTCACAGCAGGAACCTTTTAGTTTCTTAATATGATGCCTCGTTAAAGGTTCAGAATCTGATCGGTTTCTTCCTCTCACAGGAGACAACTGCTCAGTCAATGTGGACGAGTGCGAGTCTGCTCCATGTCACCATGGAGGACAATGCCAGGATCAGGTCAACTCttatcaatgtgtgtgtccagacGGCTTCACAGGTAGGAGGGACCACTTATCTGCTGTCCTATTATTTATCTTCCCCAACAAGCAGCCGTGTCCCTGTCAGTGTTCACCCTTGATATCAATGATTGTAAATGTGTAGCTACTTGAATGACCATGGTTGTTTGTCTTAAACTTCTCATATAACCCATAGGAGTGTCTACCATTGACACCGGCATGGGCCCTTAATGTTGACAAGACTGAGAGGTGTTTAAAGTGACATCAAGTCAAGTGTGTTATTTTACAGAGTCTTCACAAAATTACTCTGACCTTTTCATTAAATTGTTGTAATGGCAAATCTAAATGTGCACAACACATAAGTGTTCTATCATTTTATACCGACTGATAGGACTGTTGGCCAAGCAACCAAAGACTTGAAAATATAGCAGGCTTTcaaaaatgtgattattttctaaattgtgattttttaaaaactttaaaaaaaaaaacctttctaCACTTTATTAACTGGTAGAACAATGGACCTAGAAAACCAATTTAATGCACAGCAAATATGCTTAATTAAACTCCTTGTCCCTCTTTATCCCCCCCTTGGCCGAACTATAATGAGTTAATCCTCCTCCTGCTAATCATTCCCCATGGCCAGCAAAGGTATTTATTCCTCATTAGAGGAGATTTGTCTCTGCATCACTCAAAACAGAAGGAACAGCATCAAACTGTGACCTTGAAGTGCAGGATCTGGACTTAGAAGTGAGGAATTGAACCAAAAGCTTTTGTCAACACACCAGGAAGCGAATCTGCTAACAGTATTATGGCTGCACAATGTTTAGGCCACAACAGAGCAtagggtgtggggggggcggcATATGGTATGGATGAGCACAGTGGAAAACAACAAAGCCAATAAAAGTGCCATATGTCAGGTGTCCATTTTGGGCATTAAACGGGGGTCTCCTTAGTAAATTGCCCCGGGGGTGGGGGGATTACAAAAAGCTGCTTAACAGACTAATTAATGCCCGATGAAATAAGACAAAGATGATGTAAAACATTAGGAACAGCACAAGGCCATTTTCGAAATTACCTGCATTTCATTACAGTGGCATGTTACATTATAAACAAATCACTGTTTGACACAGCAGCAAAAATAGAGAGAATATCCATAACATATAATCCTGTTAACTCTGTACCGCACATGTGCAACAGGTTGACCTTCCACGTGTATGAGGTGGTCGACACTGTTAATCCTCTAGAGACGACCTTCTGTGCCCTCTTCATTGCACCATGGCCATGTTGACAGTTTCATAATGGTTGGAGCTGACAAAGGACATTTCCTATTGAAAATAACTTGGATATGGTTACAGTCATAAGATCAGTCATATTAACAAATCTGTGGGATGAGTGAACAGCTCATTCCACATCGTAGCCTCCTTGGGTTTGCTGATCACATTGTCAGTAACAGGTAAAGCTAATGGCAACAGCTAATTCTGTCAATCAcagatgaaaagaagaagatatCTGATTATTCAAAAGGTTTATGTCCCTGAATCTTGCATTATGTGAATGAAGGTAGAAATAATGGATAAATATGAAAGGACAAATAAAGAAGTAGGAAATTAAAGCAAATAATGAGATTTGTGTAAAAGTATTAGTACAAACTTTTTTTACAAATCCTTAAAACTAAATGtctaataacaacaaaaacactgaaaaaaagggaaataggGAAAAGGGATTCTGTTATACTTTTATGTCACAATGTGAATAACaattctttattatttaatcCTGTTTTGGAATTTAGATATGGTTTGACTTTTGGTAACTTGgaattctgaaaaaaaaaaaatcattttttctccctcaacatttttatattaattttaGGAAATGCTATAATCCTCTTCCTTTGTCCCTATACCAAAGTGCTGAATCTAAATCCATTGCTTGCAATTGTCTTGcaattgtattttattgctataactaataaataaaaagataaataatagCTCCATGTATTGATGCAGCCATGCTCAGGCCTAACCCACCTGAAGCCCTGAACCTGCAGCACCACCTGTGGGTGGATTTATCAGCACCTCCTGCCACTAGTGGGCATCCACAGGCCAGCACATGGAGCACAGAGGGGAACGCAGCACAGCATTCCTCTTGTCAAACACTGGCAGGAGCCAGCTGGAGCCTGGAAGCTTACCACTCTGCTTGGGCTGggctgcagacaggagaggagaagagggtgtGCGGGAGGGAGGGATTCAAGGGGGATGGAAGAGGCAGAACgaaagggaggaaaagaaaaactgggCAGGGCTGCAGTTTAATCACTCTTGCCTTTCTGCCTGgtacagagaggaggagggacacTTCTGCTTTGTaagctagagagagagaagtagagtttgtgtgtgtgagagaaagaggactTGGTTGTGTCATTTTTGCCACCCAGCAGTGTGAAGTATGCGTTGGCTGTTGACTCATCAGTGGATCATGGGGGGCAGCAggttgatgctgctgctgctgatgtgctgctgctgtgggccCTGGGGGCTGACAGGTACAGTATGGTACAGCACTTTTGAATACTACATTAACAGAGAAGAAGGTTGCGTGTTAGGCAGGGTGGAGTCTTGGCACGGGAGAGGACGAACAGCTTTAGGGTTCCTTGAGTGTAGAGTATTTTAAAGGACTATGTTAATGCAAGCTGACTGCTGCTGCCAGGGCTTAATGTTAGATGAGGTGTGATAAGACGGCTTTGACTACAGAAATCAGAAGGATAgacctgtgtgtatgtgtgtttttgtgtgtgtctgtgtgtgtgtgtgtgtgggggggcataTAGGGCAATATTTCAGTGTCTAGCTGATACGCTGACGATGAGGGGTCAGACATATACCTAATTGCATTAAGGAGGACTGTTCATCTCTAATTGTTGCTATTAACAGCTATTTCCTCCAGTCATTTCCTCATCTGCTGATGACTCTGATGCTGTTCCCCGAGCACATCTGCTTGTTCATCTACATGTGTGCACATCATGCTCTCTCTCCTAGTGCTGTTCCCATGTTGCTTGATTGAATTTCCAGTTTTGAAATGTGACTGGAGTTTTGAAGGTTGTGTAATTAGGTGAAAAGGTGAATCTCTGTTGTTAAAAGTGAGTGTCTCTCCATGCTGCAGGTGTACACTGTGAGGTGGACATCAACGAGTGTGATAGCAATCCCTGCCAGAATGGAGCCACGTGCGAAGATGCTGCCAACTCCTATAGGTGTCACTGCCCGATAACAGAGCCTGACCAGGAACCATTGGGTGGGCGAGACTGTGACGTCCGCCTGGTCGGCTGCCAACATCACCAGTGTCAACACAATGCAGGTTGTGACCCAATGCTGACAGATGATGGAGAGCATAGCTACACCTGCATGTGTCCATCCGGCTGGACTGGAGAACGCTGCAACACCTCAACTACCTTCTCATTCAACTCGGAGGGCTACATTCACATGCAGCTGCCTATTTCTGCAAACAGGACTAGACGTGAGGTTCATGGCAGGGACCATGGGATCCACATGCAGCTCAGATTCAAGAGTACTCTGCCTGACATGGTGCTGTACTACCGGGGCATTAAGGAGCGCTTTTTCTCATTGGAAATTATTAGTGGCTCCCTCCAGGCCAGGGTCAAGTCAGGGAAGGTAATGCAGGCCATTTACCCTGGCCCTGTCAATGATGGGGAATGGTACCAGGTCTCTGTGACCATGGATGAGAGGCTGGTCCTGACTGTAAAAGGACTTGGCTGTGAGGAAGGGTGCCAGGTGAAGAATGAGGGCCACAACCATCTGATCTTCCTCCAGCCCAGCTCCTTTCAGCAGCTGTATGTAGGAGGGGCTCCACAGGAATACTTACGCCATACTTCCAGTGGGAGGGGGTTCATTGGCTGTATGGAGGACCTTCATGTTGACCATAAGCTGCTTTTGCCTCAGGACCTCATCAGAGAGGAGAACAAAGGCCTGGAAATGGGATGCACCAAAAGAGACTGGTGTCATGAAGACCCATGCATGGAGCGCGGGCAGTGTGTGGACATGTGGGTTCGTGCCAGATGTCAGTGTGACCGGCCCTACTACGGAGAAAGCTGTGAGGAAGGTGAGAATAGTTACAGGTTTGCAGAATAATGctcttataatatatatatataataatactttTAATGCAACTATACTAGTGGGTTAGTGAAAACATGAATGATAATATGGTCTGATGTTTAAGATTTACTCATccagcaaacaaacagcagcataaGTAATTATTTCAATCTATTCCCAACCTCTATCTACATGATACAAAGTTTCACCTATTCTGGTTTGGATGGCAACAACTCATGATATATTTCTTAAGCTGCAAATGCTCCACAGTAATAACCAGCCAGTTGCTAACTTTGTCTTTGTCTAAGATTTTTGCTGCTGAGCAGGTAGCGGCCAGACGTCTGACTGAAAACATCTGCCTGCTGCTGTTAAAAAcataacagagagaaagagacttgAATCATGATAGTTACATTGAAcgctgtcaaaacaaaacaattatttgaaATAAGCTGAAACAAAATAGATCTGAGGCGAACAGCAGAGTTGGTCATAATCATTATCTGTATGGGTCTAACTTAAAAAGAGTTGTCCACACTGCCCGTTAAGCAAGTTTATCTTTTAAGTGAGACCCTTCActgtgtcttttatttctgtcaaGAATTAACACTGCTGAAGTCAAAGGAGGCCCATAACGATGAGTCTTGAAAAATGCTCAGGCCTGTAGATATCATAAAAAGActttaaaagtaaattattgCTGATGCAAGTATTTACCAGTGTTTTAGGTGAGATGTATGTGTGACATATTTCTGCTTCCAACTCCAATCTTAGAGTACCCGTCCTGGACCTTCGGCCATGAGAACACCACCAGCTACTCAACCTTCAATATCTCAGAAACCCATGGAGACAACTTCACCATTTCCTTTTTGATGCGCTCCCTCAAACACAATGGCCTCCTCTTGCAGCTCAGTCGAGAAGGAAAGTCCTACTTGACGATCTATCTGAAGGAAGGCACTGTTGCTATCTACAGTCCTTACACCACATTGTTGTCAGAGGCAAAGTTTGTCACTGATGGCAACAATAATTTGGTCACTATCAAGGTACGCTATGGCCATGTGGTCTTCCCCAAAGCGGGGAACCATCGTGCTTTAGGGAATGTGAGTGTGGAGGCAGGAGATGTAGCGTATGTTGGTGGGCTCCCTTTGGACAAGAGCATAAACAATTGGGGTGGAAACTTCAAGGGCTGCCTGCAGGACATTCGGCTGGACCACAAGTATCTGACCATTGAGGATCATCCAGACAGCCTGGAGGTTTACCAGGCAAGCACAGAGAATGTGCTGCGAGGATGTCAAAGTGATGACACATGCAAGGTAAAAGAGAAATACAGAAGATAGTTGATCACCACTTTAACCAAAGAGCAGACAAACaatcatatatgtgtgtatacatatatgCCACCCCTCACAATCAgaaagtgttttaatgttttatatcaaACAGGGGTCACACAGTAACTCCTAACAGCATTTGGATCAGGGATCAGGAACCAAGAAAACTACTTACCCCACCAGAATTACTGCTAAGCACAAACTACATCTGTTATTTCTAATATCAAATTTATATCTGCTCCTGCTATGACTACCTACCACAAGTAATACAACTTCTATAACTACTACTGGAAATCATGCAGTTTGTAGTATGTATGATTTATGTTTTAACCAAGGTCTGACTTAACAGATCATGTGGTTGTCTAAATCAATCAGGATATAACCATAACTTTCTTCTTTTGAAATAACATCAAGTAAATAAAGTCACAATAGCAAAGAAATAGCATTTTCAGCAACTCAATATACAACCACTGGATGCCAACATGCTAGCATTTCTGCAAAAGTACAAGTCAGGCAAATGAGAATTTGGTTCCATGTTAGCTGCTAGTGGCAGTAGATGTACATATAGGGGATTTCCATAACCATTAGAAATCTGTGCCAAATTTAATTTCTGTCTATCTGACTCAATGACCAATCAACACAAAAGCGTATTATCACTACAGCCACTATGGCATGGATACATGTCAACAAAATGGTCTGGCTAATTTGCATTTATAATGAAAATCTCCATGTTTAACCAATGCAAGGCTCTAACAAGGAGCTCACGCTAATTGTTTTAGTTCCTTGCACTGTTTGTCTGATTGTTTGGCTCTACTTTATCATCCCAACCCTATTAACACTGACCTGGTTTTGAATGCCTCTGGTCTGTAAGTTATCAGTCCTCTCTGCAGTTTTAACACCTGTGGTCACATCAGGTGAGAGATTTTGAAATTGATCTTGTAATCCatccatctgtgtttgtctttgcacAGGATGAGCCCTGTTCCAATGGTGGACAGTGTCACATCACCTGGAATGACTTCATCTGTGACTGTTCCATTAACTTCTCCGGCCGGCTGTGTGAGACACGTCTATGGTGCGTCGACAACCCTTGTTTTGATGGAGTGGACTGTGTGGACCTACAGGATGGTTATGAGTGTAAGTATCCTTTGGTAGTGATTATCACTGCATTCATCAAGGCAGGACAAGTCAGGCCAGGACAAGTTTATTTGTTTAGCTCTTAATCTTAGTGGTCAACAGATGTTCCGAAGGACCATTTCTCATTAAATGCTACGGACAACCAGACAACCTGACCTCAAGTGAAAATACCTGCAAAGGTCAAAGTGAAAAATGTCCTGCAGAGTTTGCAAGTATCATGAAAAGCATCATGATGAGTTTGCATTATGGGATATTTGGGCATCATACCTACACATGTCTTTTGAGAATGGTTTTCATTTAGAGTTTAGATGATTGATGGTGCCATTTGGCTCTTTATCAATGCCTggtcagaataaaaaaagaatggtCAAAGTCGATTTAGCATAAAAGTCTTCAACCAAAATGCTAAATTTTACAGATTCCAACTTTATAGTTTGGAAATTCATTTGACCAATGCATGAGAAATGTTCATGTCCTTCAAACTTTACAACTTCATTTGGAAAGACTGACTTTCCAATTAAACTCAGTCAGCCAGACTTCTTCAAATCAGTACTGTGATTTAACTTTTATGTAAAACAGCATATTGACAAGAAATGTCCACATGGTGGATCAGCTAAAAAAACTCCAATCAAAGCTTGATGCATACATGCATATACAATTCAAACAATTCCATTAATATCATCATAACGATACTATATGAGCAAAATGTCAGTGTTGAGTAGCTTCAATAGTTGATTCAATGTGATAAATTTGATCGACTTTAATAGTTGGATAGTATGATAAAGACCTCCACTTTACAACACCAGCCCTGCAGGTTCTATAGAACACATGTAACACTATGTTTTAAACGCTGCTAACAGGGTCTTCTCCTCCAACAGGTTTAACTGAAGCCCTTTTCCAGGACAACTCTCTCCGATATGTTGCCAACAGCTCCCTGCTGAGCCCTGTAACCAACATCACCATGGACATAAGAACGCGAGATGAGAACGGGATCTTGTTGCGAACCACAGGCGGAGCCGAGGTCTTCTGCCTGGGTCTACTCAACTCCTCTCTGCTGGTCAAGCTGGACAGCGGGGAGAGTACAGAGCTTCTGGCATTCACAAGTGACAGGGTCATCGCAGATGGGGTGTGGCACCGTATCCAACTGACCATGGTCGACCCCACACAGGCAGAGTCCCGCTGGCGCCTAACCATGGATGGGCAAAGAGTGGGGACCAGCTTTGGGGTTGGTGGTACCCTCAACTTCCTCAACGATACTGAAATCTGGCTGGCAGAGAAATACACTGGATGCTTAGGGGAGGTGAGAGTGGCTGGAGTCTACCTGCCGCTCATTAATGTACCAGACGCCCCTCAGGTGAGCCGCTTCTCCAGACTGGCAGGCCATGAGCCAATCATAGGATGCCAAGGTGCACCAATTTGTGATTCCCAACCCTGCCTCAACCAGGGTGAGTGCCAGGACCAATTTTTTGAGTTcaactgcagctgcagagctgGATGGGAGGGGGAGCTTTGCGAAATAGAGATAAACGAATGCTCTTCAGGTCCCTGTGTCTATGGTACATGCAAAGACCTCCTGGCTGACTACCAGTGTATCTGTGAGCCTGGATACACAGGAAAAGACTGTCAGGAGGAGGTGGATAACTGTCTGGAGTTCAGTTGTGTGAATGGAGGAACCTGCGGGGAAACAGTGGGAACTCACACGTGTTTCTGTCCTCCTGGCTATGTCGGCAAGCGCTGCCAGTGAGTAAACACCTTTACATTTTCTCTGTTGCAACTTTTTAGACACTTAATGTTTGTTTAAAGTCTGAAAACCTGTATCTTCCTCTCAGTTCTGTTTCCCATCAATCATtgccttttctttcttcagccCTTACCCCTCCCTTTTGCTTGCATGAGTGTTTTCCTCCAAGTAATTCCATTGTTACATTATTTTACAGTCAAAGGGATACTATAAAAGCAAAATAGTTTTAGTATGAATTTGTAGAGTAGTAATATTGGAGATATTAATGGAACTACCCTCTGATTTACATGTCAAAGTATTGTCATGTCTGACCTTAGAGCTTACAAAACTAAACtttttgtttactttatttttgcAGTTGTGAAACAAATTGGCAATTTACAGGCATGTACTTTGAAAATACAATTGAGCTTCATTGTACAATCAATCCTCCTTCATAAAAGGGTTGTAATGTTCACTTTGTTTAAGAGATGTACTGattataattatgtttattttggaGGCTGTAGTTTATGTTGCTTTGGAACAGCTCTGCATTTTAGGGagcaaaatgataaaaacacttATACAGTATAACGCCAATGATTTAGTTGAGTCAACACTTCTCAGAGACAGTATCCACACAATGTGGAAATTACAGTCTTCACGAAGCAGGTTCTTATTACAGGAGTGTTTTATAAGACAGCATTAGTTTTAGCTATGTGTACCTAATGAACTGTCAACAGAGTGCATATTGTAAAAGGGAGTATGTTTGTGTATCCATTAGGTGGCGTTTTCCCCCAATGGCATGTGATGCATACACAGACTGTCTTAATGGAGGGGTTTGTATAGGAGGCAGCTCTGGAGGAAACTGCACCTGCAAGCCTGGATACACTGGAGCCAGGTGAGAGCAGCACACTGCACAATCCTCAGTACActcctgcagctgaggagaAAGTCTATCTGAACCACATCCAAAGTTTAAAGGTCAAGAAAGaatgaggttgtgtgtgtgtgtgtgtgtgtgtgtgtgtgtgtgtgtgtgtgtgtgtgtgattgtgtgtgtgtgtgtgagtgagtgtgagcagCTGCTCTGTCAGTCAGCGTTGTGTTAAAACCCTGCTGATGTGTTTCAGGTGCGAGACAGAAATAGACGAGTGTGAGTCCAACCCTTGTCTCAACGGTGCCACCTGTCTGGACAGACTCAACcacttccagtgtgtgtgtgtgctaggcTTCAGCGGCACACTGTGTGAGAGCAATGTAAGTCACTCTGACACTGAGTTAATTTTACTTTCACATCACGTGCTCAATTAGAGCCTGGATCTGAGCAGAAGGTTTGAGATGCATGGCTCTGATTCAGGCGTCTTGTCGCTGGCACTGGTTCCATAATCTGGAAACAATTggcgacacagacacacatgataAAGTGTGGTTCTAAACAAAGGCAAAGCAAATACATTTATGTTAATCTTATAATTTATTGCCCTGGTCCAGTGAATCtaaagtatatttattttggCATGTAGCATGCATGCCCATGTGGTATGTACTTTGAAGATTCAGCAATCAGGTTTCCCAGCATCCAGTGTTTTAAACAAGAATTTCAGAGTGTAGAGATCTAGAAAGTGAACAACAGAATTGACAAGTATGAAAAACTTCAAATGTAGAGTGTGCAACAGAATGTACTATTGAACAGGCAACAAATGAACCTAACAATATCTAtgttaaacaaaatgtgaacaatttgaaaaatataCACATTCAGATG from Limanda limanda chromosome 5, fLimLim1.1, whole genome shotgun sequence includes:
- the LOC133002362 gene encoding protein crumbs homolog 1-like → MELGRVWSRHQRTLLITVMMFKLGLLCTVAADNCLSSPCNNGATCLEHLDDYVCLCPKGPVWFMGKNCEELYDPCITAPCTNCTSTLGTDKFSCHCPDGFTGLNCTQDVDECYSNPCNGVKSYCVNGINGYSCYCPHGFGGDDCQVNVTTCSEETCQNGGNCEDILETGHQCLCAAGYQGTNCEEDTDECQSEPCQNGAICKDGVNAYQCFCVPGFQGYHCDLDINECASQPCQNNGTCLDEVDHYTCDCVPGFKGFNCDVEIDECEVHPCQNGATCWDYIASYRCECMAGFQGQDCEVNIDECASVPCLNEGKCIDGVNSYDCDCEGTGFLGDYCEDDIPECASDPCKHGATCWEGINQYKCLCWPGYEGENCQLDTDECEKHPCENDGECFQRSDAKNYGMLPELSTATFTYEEAAGFICHCLPGFTGDNCSVNVDECESAPCHHGGQCQDQVNSYQCVCPDGFTGVHCEVDINECDSNPCQNGATCEDAANSYRCHCPITEPDQEPLGGRDCDVRLVGCQHHQCQHNAGCDPMLTDDGEHSYTCMCPSGWTGERCNTSTTFSFNSEGYIHMQLPISANRTRREVHGRDHGIHMQLRFKSTLPDMVLYYRGIKERFFSLEIISGSLQARVKSGKVMQAIYPGPVNDGEWYQVSVTMDERLVLTVKGLGCEEGCQVKNEGHNHLIFLQPSSFQQLYVGGAPQEYLRHTSSGRGFIGCMEDLHVDHKLLLPQDLIREENKGLEMGCTKRDWCHEDPCMERGQCVDMWVRARCQCDRPYYGESCEEEYPSWTFGHENTTSYSTFNISETHGDNFTISFLMRSLKHNGLLLQLSREGKSYLTIYLKEGTVAIYSPYTTLLSEAKFVTDGNNNLVTIKVRYGHVVFPKAGNHRALGNVSVEAGDVAYVGGLPLDKSINNWGGNFKGCLQDIRLDHKYLTIEDHPDSLEVYQASTENVLRGCQSDDTCKDEPCSNGGQCHITWNDFICDCSINFSGRLCETRLWCVDNPCFDGVDCVDLQDGYECLTEALFQDNSLRYVANSSLLSPVTNITMDIRTRDENGILLRTTGGAEVFCLGLLNSSLLVKLDSGESTELLAFTSDRVIADGVWHRIQLTMVDPTQAESRWRLTMDGQRVGTSFGVGGTLNFLNDTEIWLAEKYTGCLGEVRVAGVYLPLINVPDAPQVSRFSRLAGHEPIIGCQGAPICDSQPCLNQGECQDQFFEFNCSCRAGWEGELCEIEINECSSGPCVYGTCKDLLADYQCICEPGYTGKDCQEEVDNCLEFSCVNGGTCGETVGTHTCFCPPGYVGKRCQWRFPPMACDAYTDCLNGGVCIGGSSGGNCTCKPGYTGARCETEIDECESNPCLNGATCLDRLNHFQCVCVLGFSGTLCESNKKEYMERVPWLAVTIPLITLCMLVAILVVFFLIMTARKKRQSEGTYSPSSQEVAGARLEMGSVLKVPPEERLI